From the Deinococcus sonorensis KR-87 genome, the window GGGGTGAAGCTGTTGCGCAGCAGCGGCAGCGTGATGTTCACGATCTGCTGCCAGCGGCTGGCGCCGTCGATGCTGGCCGCCTCGTACAGGTCGTCACTGATGGTGGACAGCGCCGAGATGGTGGCGGTCATCATGTACGGAAAGCCCAGCCATAGGTTCACCACCAGAATCGAGATCTTGGCCCACAGCGGGTCGGTCAGCCACGGCACCGCCGACACGCCCAGCAGTCCCAGCGTCTTGTTGACCACGCCGAACTGCTGGTTGAGCAGCGCGCCCCACATCTGGATGGTGATGACGCTGGGAATGGCCCACGGCAGGAACAGCAGCGTGCGGTAGATGTTGCGGCCCTTGAGCCGCTTGTTGTAGAGCAGGATGCCCAGAATCAGCCCGGCCAGCGCGTTGGTCACCACCGTGCCGAAGGCGAACACCACCGTCCACACGAACACCGGGATCAGTTCCTCGCTGGCGCGCGAGAAGATCGAGCGGAAGTTGGCGAGCCCCACCCGGCGGATGGCGTTCAGGCGGGTGGCGTCACTGACCTTGAAGCTCTCGGCGACCGGAGCGCTCAGGGTGACGTTCAGGCCGTTCACCGACTGGATGCGGGCGAACACCGGCGTGGCGCCCTCCGGGTCGTACAGCACCGTCGAGTCGCCTGCGCAGCTGGGCTTGGCGCACGCCAGGAACTCTGACAGGCTGGCCGAGCCTTCCGGCAGCGCCGAGAAGGTCAGCTGCCGGCGGTCGCTGGAGAGGGTCACCGGCGTCTTGACGCTGGTGTCGCCGTAGCCGCTGTTGATGCCCGAGTAGTTGGTGAAGGCGTAGTTGATGGTCAGCAGGATCGGCAGGATGGTGAAGGCGATCAGGAACACCAGGGCCGGCACCAGGTAGTACCAGCTCTGCATCCACGGAAACAGCCGCAGCGCCACCACCATCAGCACGATCATCACCGGCACCATCACCAGCAGGATCAGATAGGCCGGGGCCGCCGGCAGCACCGCCGAGACGGCGCCGCTCACCAGCCAGCCGATCAGGGCGGCGCCGCCCACCACCACCACCAGGACCGCCAGGGCCGCAAACACCCCCAGCGGGCCCTGGGGCGGCACCATGCGCGGGTATCTGCGGGGCGAGGCTGGAACGGCCGTCATGGCTGAACCTTCATCTGCAGCGGGCACCGTCTTGGCATGCTTACTCCTTCACTTTCTTTCGCTGTCGCGCTGGTTCTGCTTGGGGGCCAGTTCATTCTGAGCGGGTGATGAACCCGGCGCAAGCCCACAGTGGCAGCCCCGGATACAAAACGGGGGAGCGGTGTGCACCGCCCCCCCTTCCGGCCTCAGGCCGGGTTCGTCCGCATCCGGAACGCCCGGAGCGGGTTACTTGATGTTGCTGTTGATTTCCTTGACGGCGGTGTCGTTGATGTTGCTGTAGTTGACGCCGGCCTTCTGGGTGCTCTGGGTGACGGCGTTGGTCCAGGGGCCCCAGACCGCGCTCATCTGCGGGATGTTGGGCATCGGGGTGCCGGCGCTGATGGCCTTGCCGAAGCCGGCCACGACCGGGTCACTCTTGAGCTGCACGCGGGCCGAGAGGCTGACCGGGATGCGGCCGCCGGCCTTGTTGAAGGCCAGCTGGGCGCTGCCGCTCACCAGGGCCTTGGCAAACTGCGCCGCCGCGACCTTGTTCTTGCTGTAGGAGTTCAGGATCACGCCCTGCACGCCCACGAAGGGCGACCACTTGCCGGTGGCGCCGGGAGGGGTCGGCAGGTTGGCGATGCCGTAATCAATGCCGGCCTTCTTGATGTCGCCCATGTCCCACGGCCCGGTGACCAGCATGGCCAGGCGGCCGTCGGTGAAGGCGCTCTTGGCCACGTCGCCCGTCACGCCTTCCGGCACCAGGTTGTACTTGTAGCGCAGGTCGTTCAGCAGCGAGGCGGCCTTGTCGGCGCCGGCGTTGGCCAGACCCACGTCCTTGGGGTTCAGGGTGCCGCCGTTGTTCTTGAACACGTAGCTGCCGTAGGCGCTGTAGATGCCGTAGTTCACGTAGGCGTTCGACAGGTCCACCAGGAAGCCGAACTTGCCGTTGCCGGTGTTGGACTGCGCCGCCTTGATGAAGGCGTCCCAGGTGCCGGGCACGCCGTTGGGCAGCAGCTTCTTGTTGTAGACCACCGCGACGGCCTCGGCGAACATCGGCAGGCCGAACAGCTTGCCGTTGTAGGTCATGGCGCTCAGCGAGGTCTTGTCCAGGTCGGTCTTGCTGGTGATGTACTTGTCCATCGGCTCGA encodes:
- a CDS encoding ABC transporter permease subunit is translated as MTAVPASPRRYPRMVPPQGPLGVFAALAVLVVVVGGAALIGWLVSGAVSAVLPAAPAYLILLVMVPVMIVLMVVALRLFPWMQSWYYLVPALVFLIAFTILPILLTINYAFTNYSGINSGYGDTSVKTPVTLSSDRRQLTFSALPEGSASLSEFLACAKPSCAGDSTVLYDPEGATPVFARIQSVNGLNVTLSAPVAESFKVSDATRLNAIRRVGLANFRSIFSRASEELIPVFVWTVVFAFGTVVTNALAGLILGILLYNKRLKGRNIYRTLLFLPWAIPSVITIQMWGALLNQQFGVVNKTLGLLGVSAVPWLTDPLWAKISILVVNLWLGFPYMMTATISALSTISDDLYEAASIDGASRWQQIVNITLPLLRNSFTPILLSGFAFNFNNFGVIYLLTQGGPAVAGRTSTAGSTDILLSWGYNTAFASSGGQNYALASAIAMIVFFLTLAISLVNFRAAGVFEEARR
- a CDS encoding sugar ABC transporter substrate-binding protein, encoding MKKALTVLSLALLGNASAATLTVWSHFGDVELTWLKQQAAAYTKATGNAVNIVTVPLGDIPDKFIQAAPKGQGPDIVVTLPQDRLGQLASSGVIEPMDKYITSKTDLDKTSLSAMTYNGKLFGLPMFAEAVAVVYNKKLLPNGVPGTWDAFIKAAQSNTGNGKFGFLVDLSNAYVNYGIYSAYGSYVFKNNGGTLNPKDVGLANAGADKAASLLNDLRYKYNLVPEGVTGDVAKSAFTDGRLAMLVTGPWDMGDIKKAGIDYGIANLPTPPGATGKWSPFVGVQGVILNSYSKNKVAAAQFAKALVSGSAQLAFNKAGGRIPVSLSARVQLKSDPVVAGFGKAISAGTPMPNIPQMSAVWGPWTNAVTQSTQKAGVNYSNINDTAVKEINSNIK